AGTAAGGGATGGGGGCCTGGCCAGGGAATTGCTGCTGGAAGTTTCCGCTGAAACTGGTCGGGAGGCAGAAGGAAGACGCATTCCCAAAGCCGGCGGGCATGCTCATAGAGCCTGTACCAAACGTGGCtacgagacacacacacagcatgtgtgtacagtgagtgcacacacatacccacaacacacatacaaggAGGAGTAAATTCTAAACAATTTGCCAAATCACAAACCTACTACTAGGCAATGTAACTGGGTTACATCAAATTAACAAAAATCACTAAAGACGTGTAATATTCAAGTACATAAAACTTTAATTGACCACACACCTGCAGCCGGAGCTCTGCCGTTCGTCTGGAAAGGATTGGTGGCCATCTCTGGAGGAATGGCTGATGCAACAAAAGGATTTGTAGAAGGGACGGCTAGAGGAATGGGCAGAAAACCAGTCTGTGAGCTACATGCAAGTTAtgtagacatgtttttttttttatactgatTGCATCATTGTAGAAATCACTAAGTCCACCTCCAAAGCCAGGCTGCATGCTGGGTAACACGGGTGGATTCTGGGCTGGTGATGAACCAAGCACTGGTCCAAATAGGTTTCTGTAAAGATAAAATGACTTGAGCTGTCCAACATGCAGTGCCAGTAACACTATCATGTGCTTATCAGCTACACTATGAGAACATTACTGAAGTAACGCAATTCAGTTTGTAGGAAATTAGCTGGTTCTggtaaacctgtgtgtgtaagtgtgtttgtgtgagagagagaatgagagaatCCAGCAGTGTCTCacccctgtacattgctgcctATGGAGGAGCTCAGCTCATTGTCCAGCTCAGCCAGAGCAGCGTAGCGGTCCTGTGTGCAGCTTCCTGACTGGGAATGGGCAGCAACAGCGCTAGACATTGAAGGAATTGGCACTCCTCCCCCTTttgaaaaacatttgaaatcaaATGCTAAATGTATACATGGGCACACTCAAATAATTCAGATGTTTTAGAGGAAAATGTCCACTGGGTGCCCCCCCTTAATATACCTCCTCAGCTGTCTTGTTGAAAGTAAAGGGGACCTATTATGGGAGACATTCATGTTTGACTGTATTAAATGCCTAGTGTAATGCTTAGAGTAGACAGATGACCCAGTGAAGAAAACTGTCATAATGATGATAATCAAAGAGAAATATACcctattttccggactataggtcgcaccgcactataaggcgcaccagcgggccagcgtaaatcactatgtttttagcgtaacgttgcctcctgaattcctcttaacttaagtggctgcagggcattgagcgTGAGACAAaagcatttcaacaagtcctcacacggagaaatgattcgcttcactgcacagaaactcctataaacatcctgtaaatgagtcaaaggcagactactgtgcgctcatagctgtctggaattagcgacctatcgaccaatcaaaaaatagaattccttgttgccaggtgaggtctgaggctcagctgcaagcacacgtttcATGAACGTGCACATCACCTATGCTCGAATTGCAGTGTGGACAAATccaagtgtggacaagctggaggtggaagagaatcgtcaggagagggacagaacagctgccattatatttgtaatgggacatcaggacacaaggctagcTATATCTATAGCTATAACTAAGCTCATACCATACCTGGATCATTACTTGACACACAAGGGGGTGCCCAGTGGACACAGAGGGTAAGAAATAATTAAGAGACATACCCAGGGAAGGGTTAGTATGTGTGGAGAGGATGAAGACAATGATGGTAGTGGCAGGTGGTACCTGATGAAAAGGAGTTTGAGGGAGGTGACGTGCTCACATGGGATGGAATTGCAGTGTTTCCAAATGCCTCAAAGTTGGCAAAGTTGGTGTTTGTATTACCCTGAGGTGCTGCAGCCATACACAAGCACAAATGAACACAGATGATGAATGTGAAAGTAAAAACAATGGCAGGGGAAATGTGTGGGACAAAGAGGAATACATTTTTATCTGTTTTACCTGACTGGCTTGGAAAATGTGCAAAGTTGGCAAAGTTGGCAGAGCTGGCAGTTTGAGTGGGCGGCGCAGCAAAGATGTCTCCTCCCAGGTCTGAGAGCAAGTCAAACTTCTTCTCCTGAGCAGCACTGTGAGCCTGTGAACGGCTGAGCCCCGGAGACTGGGGGtggaagcaaaaagaaaaagctcCTAAACTTTTACCACATAAATCCCAACCAAAAAGTCAAAGGTAATGTTTTATGTGAGCCTCGGAGAGATTTTCTCTTACTTGGCGCAGTGGGGTCTTGTTGAGCTGGAGGGTTTTGAGCGGTTGGACTTCTGGGGTGCTGCCagtgctgctggctgaggagCCAGACACAGAGGCCTGGACACTTGCTACTGCCCTTGCCTGGTCTGGAGGAACATACCTAAGCATTCAGAAGAGAGTACAAAGCAAATGTACAAGGATAATTAGTTTATACAAGGTCTACACACAATGTAGCTATACAATTCACTTGACACTGGGCTTTACTCATTTCAATCTTATCAAAGTAATTCACAGAACATATTACCATCTTTTCTTTTCGTATTTTTCCTGAAGGAACTCTTTTACTTTCTGTGGTTCTCGGAAATCTGGAACAACTGATGTCCTGTCGTCATAGAGGCCCAACCAGATGTGTTTACAGACCTACAGGGGGCACAGGAATGAGGAGAGTGGGAGGTAAGGAGAGGATTGGAGTGGGGGTAGTGGCACAGCCGGGAGAGAGGTGAGAGAAAGTAAagggaaagggagggaggaagggaagggaagggatggcgagaaacaggagaaaggaATGCCAATAAGTTGACTAAGCAGAGCTCAAAAGACACCCAGATGCTACTTGTAAATCAAGCCACAGGCATGACTATGAAAACCTAACAATGTGAAATACAGTGCTAAGCCCTTTGTTGTGAAGTGTGCATGATAcctcattgctgtgtttctgtaggAACTCaatttcctgctgtgtgaatgtggtcaTAGAGATGGACTTTACTCTGTGAGGGGGATTCAGTCCTCGCCTGCGGGTGGAGAAGGTATACGTTAGCTAAAGAACAAGAGGA
This sequence is a window from Parambassis ranga chromosome 17, fParRan2.1, whole genome shotgun sequence. Protein-coding genes within it:
- the agfg1b gene encoding arf-GAP domain and FG repeat-containing protein 1b isoform X2, producing the protein MATSAKRKQEETHLKMLREMTSLPANRKCFDCDQRGPTYVNMTVGSFVCTTCSGILRGLNPPHRVKSISMTTFTQQEIEFLQKHSNEVCKHIWLGLYDDRTSVVPDFREPQKVKEFLQEKYEKKRWYVPPDQARAVASVQASVSGSSASSTGSTPEVQPLKTLQLNKTPLRQSPGLSRSQAHSAAQEKKFDLLSDLGGDIFAAPPTQTASSANFANFAHFPSQSGGGVPIPSMSSAVAAHSQSGSCTQDRYAALAELDNELSSSIGSNVQGNLFGPVLGSSPAQNPPVLPSMQPGFGAVPSTNPFVASAIPPEMATNPFQTNGRAPAAATFGTGSMSMPAGFGNASSFCLPTSFSGNFQQQFPGQAPIPYSQPGAYHPQSNGPAFPVYSQNKPSITPFGQPMAGPGMSNNPFMAGAPAGPFPSGGSSTNPFL
- the agfg1b gene encoding arf-GAP domain and FG repeat-containing protein 1b isoform X1 — its product is MATSAKRKQEETHLKMLREMTSLPANRKCFDCDQRGPTYVNMTVGSFVCTTCSGILRGLNPPHRVKSISMTTFTQQEIEFLQKHSNEVCKHIWLGLYDDRTSVVPDFREPQKVKEFLQEKYEKKRWYVPPDQARAVASVQASVSGSSASSTGSTPEVQPLKTLQLNKTPLRQSPGLSRSQAHSAAQEKKFDLLSDLGGDIFAAPPTQTASSANFANFAHFPSQSAPQGNTNTNFANFEAFGNTAIPSHVSTSPPSNSFSSGGGVPIPSMSSAVAAHSQSGSCTQDRYAALAELDNELSSSIGSNVQGNLFGPVLGSSPAQNPPVLPSMQPGFGAVPSTNPFVASAIPPEMATNPFQTNGRAPAAATFGTGSMSMPAGFGNASSFCLPTSFSGNFQQQFPGQAPIPYSQPGAYHPQSNGPAFPVYSQNKPSITPFGQPMAGPGMSNNPFMAGAPAGPFPSGGSSTNPFL